The following coding sequences are from one Diadema setosum chromosome 9, eeDiaSeto1, whole genome shotgun sequence window:
- the LOC140233216 gene encoding sodium-dependent organic anion transporter-like produces the protein MAPQGVTRTVVILTSLMVLFSTVSGQCGTSTSVNITYAEDTVYVYEGSEVNVTLYVTEVTENGILTMRSEKPRNFDLVDTDFSKNLTTGDIYPRNISVTIAGKFIDIGDLEILFTPEGGQDALSVGSQTIGVRRVPRLIQVVYIWVILAWVVISYISMGGSMDLKAIWEKVRRPWGVLIGIFCQFIIMPAMTYAIAILVTDEPTAAIGIVLVGTCPGGWLSNIFSVLLDVDFVLSVTMTFFSSIIALGMMPLNLFIYSTPFTRGDSRLSTPYVELVQQLVILVLPVFIGIALSYKFPKFKKFCAKVIKPVSALLIIVGLSLGIPADLYAYTTSPLRNWIASIITPACGAFFGLAFARIFGRNVRTSITIALETGVQNALLGRTIVALFYPQPEADLIARVQLTVVLVTLIEGTLASILYSCFRYLVCRSCCEKMMAPEEDEKQEEAAVAVDDVEPKMNYESNGNTGHLISDTPGTDNPGFELKEA, from the exons ATGGCTCCCCAAGGTGTGACGAGGACAGTCGTCATCCTGACATCGCTGATGGTCCTATTTTCAACCGTCAGCGGTCAATGCGGCACGTCAACCTCCGTCAATATCACATACGCCGAGGACACCGTCTATGTGTACGAGGGCTCCGAAGTCAACGTGACCTTGTATGTCACAGAAGTCACGGAAAACGGAATTTTGACCATGCGTTCAGAAAAACCGCGGAACTTTGATCTGGTGGACACCGACTTCAGCAAAAACCTGACGACGGGGGACATCTATCCGCGCAACATTAGCGTGACCATCGCGGGGAAGTTTATTGACATCGGTGATCTGGAAATTCTGTTCACGCCCGAGGGCGGCCAGGACGCACTCTCCGTCGGGTCTCAGACAATTGGGGTCAGGCGCGTGCCTCGCCTCATTCAGGTGGTCTATATCTGGGTGATCCTCGCTTGGGTAGTTATCAGCTACATCTCTATGGGTGGCAGTATGGACCTCAAGGCGATTTGGGAGAAGGTCCGGCGTCCATGGGGCGTCCTCATCGGCATATTCTGTCAGTTCATCATCATGCCTGCTATGACCTACGCTATAGCCATCCTTGTCACAG ATGAACCGACGGCGGCTATCGGCATCGTTCTCGTCGGCACCTGTCCTGGCGGCTGGCTCAGCAACATCTTCAGCGTCCTCCTCGATGTCGATTTCGTGCTGAGCGTGACGATGACGTTCTTCTCCTCCATTATCGCCCTGGGGATGATGCCGCTGAACCTCTTCATCTACTCGACGCCGTTCACGCGGGGAGACTCTCGGTTGAGCACGCCATACGTCGAACTCGTCCAGCAGCTCGTTATCCTTGTGCTACCCGTGTTCATTGGCATCGCCTTATCCTACAAGTTTCCAAA GTTCAAGAAATTTTGCGCCAAGGTGATCAAACCGGTGTCAGCCCTCCTCATCATAGTCGGTCTCTCGCTCGGCATCCCGGCCGATCTCTACGCCTACACAACCTCTCCTCTCAGG AACTGGATAGCGAGCATCATCACGCCTGCCTGTGGTGCCTTCTTCGGGCTTGCCTTCGCGCGAATCTTCGGCCGAAACGTGCGCACCTCAATTACCATCGCCCTGGAGACCGGTGTGCAAAACGCTCTCCTCGGCCGCACCATCGTGGCGCTATTCTACCCACAACCCGAGGCCGACCTGATCGCACGAGTACAGCTCACCGTTGTCCTTGTAACGCTCATCGAAGGCACTCTGGCGTCCATCCTCTATTCATGTTTCAG GTACCTCGTGTGTCGCAGTTGTTGTGAAAAGATGATGGCGCCAGAAGAGGACGAGAAGCAGGAAGAAGCCGCGGTGGCAGTCGATGATGTCGAACCAAAGATGAACTACGAGAGCAACGGGAATACCGGTCATCTGATATCCGACACCCCTGGGACGGACAACCCTGGTTTCGAGCTCAAAGAAGCATAA
- the LOC140233217 gene encoding ileal sodium/bile acid cotransporter-like codes for MQLNLGTIMVLVLTGVSSAEFNYTTLPNDFLLISNGNVDTLQMNLTGVTQPLTIAVSSSNTRIFTLDQDAFQLDVVALQTIAIPVRGVSLGIDTIQFTVRGSTGLIDPRFDIQPFVVKVKRNAGPINTIFTYVLLIWLMVSYVTMGVKLEWKVIRGKLKRPFGVVIGALCQFIIMPGCAALLARALRLDAPTAVALIIVGSCPGGWLSNVFTLLLDCDLILSLTMTFCSTVIALGLMPLNLFIYARPYTSGNSSISIPFLQIFLQLITLVVPLSIGTYVAHRYPKAAKWFRRLLKPLAFILIILGFAAGLWANYYAFASPVEVYLCAILLPVIGAVLGLLVSKMTCLSNHSAITICIETGAQNALLATSVITLSLPQPEADLMTRVPVLFVVMTFVFLLTMTGIYVIMKRYPGRYELPEHEENDKDVAVNGVEASTDSSGGAISSLSARIQGIGPAKPRNKSQRTKGAHPKGMFSKSTQVDFEEVRRSNRDVSLVNYGFVADSGRSNIRRSDIVGQMRSSQSSTGTFDSLGRPDGVDVRNPAARQVYL; via the coding sequence ATGCAATTAAATCTCGGAACGATTATGGTTCTTGTACTAACGGGGGTCAGTTCGGCTGAATTTAACTACACAACCCTGCCAAACGacttcttgttgatttcaaATGGAAACGTCGACACATTGCAGATGAATCTGACAGGAGTGACGCAGCCGCTGACAATCGCAGTTTCCAGCAGTAATACACGTATCTTTACCTTGGATCAAGATGCTTTCCAACTAGATGTGGTAGCTTTGCAGACTATAGCGATACCCGTTCGTGGAGTTTCTCTTGGTATCGATACCATTCAATTTACAGTACGTGGGAGCACTGGCTTGATTGACCCAAGATTCGATATTCAGCCCTTCGTCGTGAAAGTGAAGCGAAATGCCGGCCCCATAAACACCATCTTTACATACGTGCTGTTGATCTGGCTTATGGTAAGCTATGTTACCATGGGTGTGAAGCTGGAATGGAAGGTGATACGGGGAAAGCTAAAGAGACCATTTGGCGTTGTTATCGGAGCTCTATGCCAATTCATCATCATGCCCGGCTGTGCGGCTCTCTTGGCCAGGGCCTTGAGACTCGACGCCCCCACGGCTGTAGCATTGATCATCGTGGGATCATGTCCCGGAGGATGGTTGAGTAATGTCTTCACTCTCCTTCTCGACTGCGACCTCATATTGAGTCTGACGATGACTTTTTGTTCCACGGTGATCGCCCTTGGACTGATGCCATTAAATCTTTTCATCTACGCCAGACCTTACACCAGCGGTAATAGCAGCATCAGCATACCCTTCCTCCAGATTTTCCTTCAGCTCATCACCCTCGTCGTTCCACTCTCTATTGGCACTTACGTCGCCCATCGTTACCCTAAGGCTGCAAAGTGGTTCCGTCGCCTGCTCAAACCCCTGGCTTTCATTCTCATCATTCTTGGTTTCGCTGCAGGTTTGTGGGCAAATTACTACGCATTTGCATCTCCGGTCGAAGTCTATCTGTGCGCCATCCTTCTGCCAGTAATCGGAGCTGTCCTCGGTCTTCTTGTTTCAAAAATGACTTGTCTCTCAAACCACTCCGCCATCACAATATGCATAGAAACAGGTGCCCAGAACGCACTCCTGGCAACCTCTGTCATTACTCTGTCGCTTCCGCAACCCGAAGCCGACCTTATGACTAGGGTTCCGGTCCTATTCGTCGTTATgacgtttgtttttttactcacCATGACCGGCATTTACGTCATCATGAAGCGATATCCTGGTCGATACGAACTGCCCGAACACGAAGAAAACGACAAAGACGTGGCCGTCAATGGAGTCGAGGCTTCTACTGATTCTTCAGGAGGCGCCATCAGCAGTTTGTCGGCCAGGATCCAGGGAATAGGTCCGGCGAAACCACGGAATAAATCTCAGAGAACAAAAGGAGCTCATCCCAAGGGAATGTTTTCAAAGTCTACACAGGTCGATTTTGAAGAGGTGCGAAGGTCTAACCGGGATGTTTCGTTAGTCAACTACGGTTTCGTTGCCGACTCGGGTAGATCCAACATACGACGATCTGACATTGTAGGACAGATGCGATCAAGTCAGTCATCTACTGGTACTTTTGACTCGTTGGGAAGACCTGACGGTGTCGATGTCAGGAACCCAGCTGCGAGGCAGGTTTATTTATGA